The following are encoded in a window of Chryseobacterium sp. genomic DNA:
- a CDS encoding DegT/DnrJ/EryC1/StrS family aminotransferase, whose product MKKIQMVDLQTQYFKIKSDVDNAVLNVLESAAFINGPEVKSFQTELENYLDVKHVIPCANGTDALQIALMALGLEEGDEVITADFTFAATVEVIHLLKLKAVLVDVDYDTFTIDTEKLRAAVTPRTKVIIPVHLFGQCANMEEILSVARAHKLEVIEDNAQAIGSEFTFSDGSVRKAGTMGTMGTTSFFPSKNLGCYGDGGAVFTNSDELAHKLRGIVNHGMYERYYHDEVGVNSRLDSVQATILRKKLPHLDGYNEARRKAADYYDEAFGNHPQILIPKRTDYSTHVFHQYTLRILNGQRNALQQFLAEREIPAMIYYPVALRKQKAYYQESNPEDFVNTDLLLDQVLSLPMHTELEEEQLKFITDSVLEFLSTAQD is encoded by the coding sequence ATGAAGAAAATTCAGATGGTAGATCTGCAAACGCAGTATTTTAAAATAAAAAGCGACGTAGACAATGCAGTCCTTAATGTGCTGGAGTCGGCCGCGTTTATTAACGGCCCGGAGGTTAAATCCTTTCAGACTGAACTGGAAAACTATCTGGATGTAAAACATGTAATTCCCTGTGCCAACGGTACGGATGCCCTTCAGATTGCCTTGATGGCGTTAGGTCTGGAAGAAGGTGACGAAGTGATTACCGCAGATTTCACATTTGCCGCAACCGTTGAAGTGATCCATCTGCTGAAACTTAAGGCTGTTCTGGTAGATGTAGATTATGACACCTTTACAATTGACACAGAAAAGCTCAGGGCGGCTGTTACACCACGCACCAAAGTAATCATTCCTGTACATCTTTTTGGTCAATGTGCCAATATGGAAGAAATCCTTTCAGTGGCCAGAGCCCATAAACTGGAGGTGATTGAAGATAATGCCCAGGCAATCGGATCTGAATTTACATTTTCTGATGGCAGCGTACGCAAGGCGGGAACGATGGGAACGATGGGAACAACCTCCTTTTTTCCGTCTAAGAATTTAGGGTGCTATGGCGACGGAGGAGCTGTTTTTACCAACAGTGACGAACTGGCGCATAAGCTCCGCGGCATCGTAAATCATGGAATGTATGAAAGATATTATCATGATGAAGTAGGTGTTAATTCAAGGCTTGACAGCGTTCAGGCAACCATTCTGCGCAAAAAACTGCCGCATTTGGATGGATATAATGAAGCCCGCAGAAAAGCAGCAGACTATTACGATGAAGCCTTCGGCAACCATCCACAGATTCTTATACCCAAAAGGACAGATTACTCCACACATGTATTTCATCAGTACACGCTCCGGATACTGAATGGACAGAGGAATGCGTTACAGCAGTTCCTGGCTGAAAGAGAAATACCTGCCATGATCTATTACCCTGTTGCGTTAAGGAAACAGAAAGCCTATTATCAGGAAAGCAATCCGGAAGATTTCGTGAACACCGACCTGCTTTTGGATCAGGTTTTATCACTGCCTATGCATACCGAGTTGGAGGAAGAGCAACTCAAATTCATCACCGATTCAGTACTGGAGTTTCTGTCAACCGCTCAGGATTAG
- a CDS encoding S8 family peptidase yields the protein MKKFSCTLILLLSVSIYAQSELVFVYFADKPNKATFYANPLSELTQKSLDRRLAQGIVLNDQDAPVEPAYLQNIQNLGFPISDYSKWLNGVAVLATPAQIAQLQTLPFVQSVQSFARNAHATVKGLVPQDKFATTAKTPAFNFNYGTALVQTEQINLKNLHLAGYTGAGITIAVLDTGFPSVDTGTAYQRLWTNGQIKGGYNFISKTTDIYNTALNSHGSYVLGVIGGYLDQAFVGAAPDADLYLYATEDASVEIPQEEIYWIMAAEEADRKGVDVINSSLGYTTFDDPRYSYTYADMNGTTSFIARGAQIAAEKGIFVVSAAGNSGSQTWHYIGTPADNPKVFTIGSVDASGNPSPFSSYGPNAAGVVKPDASARGTATATVYNSSTTAANGTSLASPLAAGGVACLLQAVAPGTSREYLRTLLRQTASLYPNTNVQMGYGILNFGNAFQQYLATSSAHLNTVKLYPNPATDRIYFSTSEKLLSVQIYDPAGRLVMTSNPIHKIMDVSSLQPGVYLITVKTDKSHFTEKLIKK from the coding sequence ATGAAAAAGTTTAGCTGTACCCTTATTTTGCTCCTGTCTGTCAGCATTTATGCGCAGTCCGAACTTGTTTTTGTATACTTTGCGGACAAGCCCAACAAAGCAACATTTTATGCCAACCCGCTGTCTGAACTCACGCAGAAATCCTTGGACCGCCGGCTCGCCCAGGGTATTGTGCTTAACGACCAGGATGCACCCGTGGAGCCCGCTTACCTGCAGAACATCCAGAACCTCGGATTCCCGATTTCAGATTATTCCAAGTGGCTGAATGGCGTTGCCGTGCTGGCCACTCCGGCACAAATCGCACAGCTTCAAACCCTGCCTTTTGTACAGTCTGTACAAAGTTTTGCCAGAAATGCTCATGCCACGGTAAAAGGCCTGGTACCTCAGGATAAATTCGCGACAACAGCAAAAACACCTGCCTTCAATTTTAATTACGGTACTGCACTGGTCCAGACAGAACAGATCAACCTCAAGAATCTCCATTTGGCGGGCTATACGGGTGCCGGAATCACAATTGCGGTTCTGGATACCGGATTTCCCAGCGTTGATACAGGTACAGCCTACCAAAGGCTTTGGACCAACGGTCAAATAAAAGGCGGATATAACTTCATCAGCAAGACTACCGATATTTATAATACTGCCCTAAACTCACATGGTTCCTATGTACTGGGTGTAATAGGTGGATATCTGGATCAGGCGTTTGTGGGCGCCGCACCGGATGCCGACCTTTATCTGTATGCCACAGAAGATGCCTCAGTAGAAATTCCGCAGGAAGAAATTTACTGGATTATGGCTGCTGAAGAAGCCGACCGTAAAGGTGTTGATGTCATCAACTCTTCCCTGGGTTACACTACTTTTGACGACCCCAGATACAGCTATACCTACGCCGATATGAACGGAACCACTTCCTTCATTGCGCGCGGCGCACAGATCGCGGCCGAGAAGGGGATATTCGTGGTTTCGGCCGCCGGCAATTCCGGTTCACAGACATGGCATTACATTGGGACACCGGCCGACAATCCGAAAGTTTTCACCATTGGCTCTGTAGATGCGAGTGGCAACCCCTCTCCCTTCTCTTCCTACGGACCCAACGCGGCGGGCGTGGTGAAACCTGATGCAAGCGCCCGCGGAACGGCCACGGCAACCGTTTACAACAGCAGCACAACTGCCGCAAACGGAACCTCCCTGGCCTCGCCCCTGGCGGCAGGTGGTGTTGCATGTTTGCTGCAGGCAGTCGCACCCGGTACCTCCCGTGAGTACCTGCGCACGCTTCTGAGGCAGACGGCCTCTCTTTACCCAAATACGAATGTACAGATGGGTTACGGAATCTTAAATTTTGGAAATGCCTTTCAGCAGTACCTGGCTACATCATCAGCACATTTGAATACTGTGAAACTCTATCCAAATCCTGCAACGGACCGGATCTATTTCAGCACTTCTGAAAAATTGCTTAGCGTGCAGATTTACGATCCCGCCGGGCGTCTGGTAATGACCTCAAATCCTATCCACAAAATTATGGACGTCAGCAGCCTGCAGCCCGGAGTCTATTTAATTACCGTAAAAACCGACAAAAGTCACTTTACGGAGAAACTTATCAAAAAGTAA
- a CDS encoding PD-(D/E)XK nuclease family protein, with amino-acid sequence MRFLDKILTELLEQNPDLSGFNIVLPGKRPIVFIKRILMEKGYSGFLPAFHTIEDLILEISGMQRLQGIGLWLFAYEVYSELNLSPKDDFAGFVKWFPTVLKDWDDILKFSDSDSAVLEYMFDEERIKAWAQDLGEQEELPRKKYLTFWRNMNVFLPVLKQKLRERNWATSGMIHEAVRSKIEPFAQETSKVFVFCGFNAFTKVEEQLVRSLLQWDRGQVFFQGDAYYVDDEKQEAGKFLREHRKWKEFNNNRDFRWIENDFRESKKIKVYEVSGNVSQTKILPGILRGIKDRETDLSDTAVVLLDENLLPATLDALAEVEILNITMGFPLRNLGFSNAVKHLFHLHKQLESKPGSYYYNDLFSILEELPNSDGDLRIISDFKSFVESRNIVYLSGRLVSEHLKNLSYFGLFLPASDVNAFLDLIIEFCFKLKFNELDDIQYENISHFEKSFRVIRNQLAPYRFPVKMETLEVLVNQLVNSEAIDFQGEPLQGLQVMGLLETRLLNFRNIILLSVNEGKLPLGNTQNSYLPFDVRTHFNLHTFLENDSIYAYHFYRLLQDAENVHLLYNALSSGVNTGEKSRFITQLEFEDHFHQIEHVVIENASNPMSKQPVIIEKTQAVLDQLEVWKTRISATHLTGYLYNPLDFYLTKILKTREASQIEEELSVMNYGNLVHYALQVIYEGVGNEVLHEGDLALTDDQFLEVINISIENLNHQPEFYDKGMNYIHKNVALRAVKKVVQHDLELIRSGRQLRIIALEHEFQDVDFYLDEDRTDKVSFYGFIDRIDELDGVLRIIDYKTGKSKELKVSIEDKNREDFFFNDSKKQALQLCIYNYVMQRLPQFAGRSIQTGIWSFAEVGKGVIPLHFEKGELQDAMVSIRNLILEILNPEIPFTESVHETFEI; translated from the coding sequence ATGCGCTTTTTGGATAAAATATTAACAGAGCTTCTGGAACAAAACCCTGATTTATCAGGGTTTAATATTGTCCTGCCGGGTAAAAGGCCAATTGTTTTCATCAAAAGGATCCTGATGGAAAAAGGCTATTCAGGATTTCTGCCTGCTTTCCATACCATAGAAGACCTGATTCTTGAAATATCGGGGATGCAGCGTTTGCAGGGCATTGGTCTTTGGCTCTTTGCCTACGAGGTGTACAGTGAACTTAACCTTAGTCCGAAGGACGATTTTGCAGGCTTCGTGAAGTGGTTTCCTACTGTACTGAAGGACTGGGATGATATCCTGAAGTTCTCCGACAGTGACAGCGCAGTACTTGAGTATATGTTTGATGAGGAACGCATAAAAGCCTGGGCTCAGGATTTGGGTGAGCAGGAAGAATTGCCGCGTAAGAAATACCTCACCTTCTGGAGGAATATGAATGTGTTTCTTCCTGTCTTGAAGCAGAAACTTCGCGAACGGAACTGGGCGACATCCGGTATGATACATGAGGCAGTGAGAAGTAAGATTGAACCCTTTGCGCAGGAAACGTCAAAGGTATTTGTGTTTTGTGGCTTCAATGCATTTACAAAAGTTGAGGAGCAGCTTGTGCGCAGCCTGCTTCAGTGGGACAGGGGTCAGGTATTTTTCCAGGGTGATGCCTATTATGTGGATGATGAGAAACAGGAAGCGGGAAAATTCCTGAGGGAGCACCGTAAATGGAAGGAATTCAATAACAACCGTGATTTCCGCTGGATTGAAAATGATTTCCGGGAGTCCAAAAAAATTAAAGTTTACGAAGTTTCCGGAAATGTTTCTCAAACCAAAATCCTTCCGGGAATTCTGCGTGGGATAAAAGACCGAGAAACAGACCTTTCCGATACCGCCGTTGTTCTGCTGGATGAAAATCTTTTGCCCGCCACCCTGGACGCACTCGCTGAAGTGGAGATCCTGAATATTACTATGGGTTTTCCGCTCAGAAATTTAGGTTTCAGTAACGCGGTGAAACACCTTTTCCATCTGCATAAGCAACTGGAATCAAAACCGGGTTCTTACTACTATAACGACCTGTTCTCAATTCTGGAGGAACTGCCCAATTCCGACGGTGACCTCAGAATAATTTCAGATTTCAAATCATTTGTAGAGTCCCGGAATATTGTTTATCTGTCCGGACGACTCGTTAGCGAACATCTGAAAAACCTTTCTTATTTCGGGCTTTTCCTTCCCGCATCCGATGTGAATGCGTTTCTGGACCTGATTATTGAGTTTTGCTTTAAACTTAAATTTAACGAACTGGACGATATTCAGTATGAAAACATCTCCCATTTTGAAAAGTCTTTCCGTGTGATCCGCAACCAGTTGGCGCCCTACCGTTTTCCGGTAAAGATGGAAACATTGGAGGTGTTGGTCAATCAGTTGGTGAATTCGGAAGCTATCGATTTTCAGGGAGAACCCTTACAGGGCTTGCAGGTAATGGGGCTTTTGGAGACGAGGCTGCTCAATTTTAGAAATATTATTCTGCTTTCCGTGAATGAGGGCAAACTGCCGCTGGGAAATACTCAGAATTCCTATCTGCCTTTTGATGTAAGGACTCATTTTAACCTTCACACCTTTCTGGAAAACGACAGTATTTACGCTTATCACTTCTACCGTTTGCTTCAGGATGCGGAAAATGTACATCTTCTGTATAATGCGCTGAGTTCCGGTGTGAATACCGGCGAAAAAAGCAGGTTTATCACCCAACTAGAATTTGAAGATCACTTCCATCAGATTGAGCATGTAGTGATCGAGAACGCTTCTAATCCCATGAGCAAGCAGCCGGTTATCATTGAAAAGACGCAGGCGGTGCTGGATCAGCTTGAAGTCTGGAAAACACGCATCTCAGCAACTCATCTTACGGGTTATCTGTATAATCCACTTGACTTTTACCTGACCAAAATACTGAAGACCAGGGAGGCCAGCCAGATTGAGGAAGAACTTTCTGTCATGAATTACGGAAACCTTGTGCATTATGCCCTGCAGGTCATTTATGAAGGTGTAGGCAATGAGGTGCTTCACGAGGGGGATCTGGCATTGACAGACGATCAGTTTCTTGAAGTGATTAATATCTCCATCGAAAATCTGAACCATCAGCCTGAATTCTACGACAAAGGGATGAACTATATCCATAAGAATGTGGCCCTGCGTGCGGTGAAAAAGGTGGTGCAGCACGATCTTGAACTGATAAGAAGCGGCCGTCAACTGCGTATTATAGCTCTGGAACATGAATTTCAGGATGTGGATTTCTACCTGGACGAAGACAGAACAGATAAAGTTTCCTTTTACGGGTTTATCGACCGCATTGATGAGCTGGACGGCGTGCTGAGAATCATTGACTACAAAACAGGGAAGAGTAAGGAGCTTAAAGTTTCAATAGAAGACAAAAACCGCGAGGATTTCTTCTTTAATGACTCCAAAAAACAGGCACTCCAGCTTTGCATATATAATTATGTCATGCAGCGGCTCCCGCAGTTTGCTGGGCGCAGTATTCAAACAGGCATCTGGAGTTTTGCGGAAGTAGGTAAGGGTGTTATTCCGCTTCATTTTGAGAAAGGGGAACTTCAGGACGCCATGGTTTCCATACGGAATCTCATCCTTGAAATCTTAAATCCGGAAATTCCCTTTACCGAATCGGTGCATGAAACTTTTGAGATTTAA
- the rsmG gene encoding 16S rRNA (guanine(527)-N(7))-methyltransferase RsmG, giving the protein MPADLIIKYFPDLTDTQIKQFEKLEGLYAEWNEKINVISRKDTDSLYEKHVLHSLGIAKIMEFAPGTKVLDIGTGGGFPGIPLAILFPETQFTLIDSIGKKITVVRAVAEALQLENVTAVHERAEKLKEKFHFVVSRAVTQMPEFLRWLRGKFEKEQFNRKHNGVLYLKGGDLGEELAGLRCEVHSLKDHFEEEFFETKKVVYLSKGNFAS; this is encoded by the coding sequence ATGCCTGCAGACCTTATCATCAAATATTTCCCGGATCTCACTGACACTCAGATTAAGCAGTTTGAAAAGCTGGAAGGCCTATATGCCGAATGGAATGAAAAAATCAATGTGATTTCCCGAAAAGATACCGACTCGCTGTATGAGAAACATGTGCTGCACTCACTGGGTATCGCCAAGATAATGGAGTTTGCCCCGGGTACCAAAGTCTTGGATATCGGCACCGGGGGAGGGTTTCCGGGCATCCCGCTGGCTATTCTGTTCCCCGAAACTCAGTTTACACTTATAGACAGCATCGGTAAGAAAATCACTGTAGTGCGCGCAGTTGCTGAAGCCCTGCAACTTGAGAACGTGACGGCAGTTCATGAACGTGCCGAAAAACTGAAAGAAAAATTTCATTTCGTGGTGAGCCGGGCGGTCACTCAGATGCCCGAATTCCTTCGCTGGTTGCGGGGTAAATTCGAAAAAGAGCAGTTTAACAGAAAACACAATGGCGTACTGTATCTGAAAGGCGGCGATTTGGGCGAGGAACTGGCCGGTTTGCGCTGCGAAGTCCATTCTTTGAAAGACCATTTTGAAGAAGAATTCTTTGAGACCAAAAAAGTGGTATATTTATCCAAAGGCAATTTTGCTTCCTGA
- a CDS encoding pyridoxal phosphate-dependent aminotransferase: protein MDRLSNRLKRLGYSQTFVMSNKAREMRANGTDVISLTLGEPDFDVPENIKQAAHDAIDQNFSHYSPVPGFLELREAIAAKLKRDNNLDYKPTQICVSNGAKQAILNVLAAVLNEGDEVILPAPFWVSYDEMVKMMDGTSVIINTAYENDFKITAEQLEEAITPRTKVLLYSSPCNPSGSYYTYDELRSLAEVIAKHPQITVISDEIYEYINYETSTKSIAAFDEIYDQVAVINGMSKGFAMTGWRIGYSACPEWLARACEKIQGQMTSGPNTVAQRAAMTALKTDPAEYKYMIDEFRKRRDLFYDLMKEIPGFKVLLPKSAFYLFPDVSYYIGRTLNGRKIENSDDLAMYLLENAHVGSVGGVSFGSPDCLRFSYAASEQDLREAMRRIKRCLEETVISSVEEINPS, encoded by the coding sequence ATGGACAGACTATCCAACCGGCTTAAACGCCTGGGCTATTCCCAAACATTTGTAATGAGTAATAAGGCACGCGAAATGCGTGCAAACGGTACGGACGTCATAAGCCTCACCCTGGGTGAACCCGATTTTGATGTGCCTGAAAATATAAAACAGGCTGCACACGACGCGATCGACCAGAATTTCAGCCATTATTCGCCGGTACCGGGTTTTCTGGAACTTAGGGAAGCTATTGCTGCAAAACTTAAGCGCGACAACAACCTGGACTACAAGCCTACTCAAATTTGTGTGTCCAATGGTGCCAAGCAAGCCATCCTGAATGTGCTTGCTGCGGTACTGAACGAGGGCGATGAAGTAATACTGCCTGCACCTTTTTGGGTGAGCTATGATGAGATGGTGAAAATGATGGACGGAACATCTGTGATCATCAATACAGCCTACGAAAACGATTTCAAGATTACGGCAGAGCAGCTTGAAGAAGCGATCACACCCCGCACTAAGGTCCTGCTGTACAGTTCACCGTGTAACCCTTCAGGAAGCTATTACACTTATGATGAGTTACGTTCGCTGGCTGAAGTAATAGCCAAACACCCGCAAATCACCGTGATTTCTGATGAGATTTATGAATACATCAACTACGAAACCAGCACCAAATCAATTGCAGCTTTTGACGAAATTTATGATCAGGTAGCGGTCATCAACGGCATGTCCAAAGGATTTGCCATGACGGGGTGGCGCATAGGTTACTCCGCATGTCCCGAATGGCTGGCCCGTGCATGTGAAAAGATACAGGGACAGATGACCAGCGGACCCAATACCGTAGCTCAGCGTGCAGCCATGACTGCCCTGAAGACGGATCCTGCCGAATACAAATATATGATTGACGAATTCCGCAAAAGAAGGGATCTTTTTTATGATTTGATGAAAGAAATTCCGGGTTTCAAAGTTCTGTTGCCCAAATCAGCTTTCTATCTGTTTCCCGATGTATCATATTATATCGGGAGAACACTGAACGGTCGGAAAATTGAAAATTCAGACGACCTTGCCATGTATCTCCTTGAAAACGCACATGTGGGTTCAGTGGGTGGCGTATCTTTTGGCAGCCCAGATTGTCTCAGATTTTCCTACGCGGCATCAGAGCAGGATCTTAGAGAAGCGATGCGCCGGATAAAAAGATGCCTGGAGGAAACAGTGATAAGTTCAGTAGAAGAAATAAATCCTTCCTAA
- a CDS encoding peroxiredoxin, with translation MSLVGKKFPSITVDAMSEMGDDLKINIFEEATKNNEKILLFWYPKDFTFVCPTELHAFQDALGEFEKRNTRVIGASCDTNEVHFAWLNTAKENGGIEGVTYPILADTHRQLANTLGIVDQDFEYDEEGNETFTGSNVTYRATYLVDETGKIFHESVNDMPLGRNVKEYIRLIDAYTHVQKHGEVCPANWEEGKEAMNANRESTAEYLAKHQN, from the coding sequence ATGTCATTAGTAGGAAAAAAATTTCCAAGCATCACTGTAGATGCGATGTCTGAGATGGGTGATGATCTGAAGATCAACATTTTTGAAGAAGCTACAAAAAACAATGAGAAGATCCTGCTTTTCTGGTATCCGAAAGATTTCACTTTCGTTTGCCCTACAGAATTACATGCATTCCAGGATGCGCTTGGCGAATTTGAAAAAAGGAATACAAGAGTGATCGGTGCTTCCTGCGATACCAATGAAGTTCACTTTGCCTGGCTGAACACAGCAAAGGAAAACGGAGGAATTGAAGGGGTAACCTACCCGATTCTGGCTGATACGCACCGTCAGCTGGCTAATACTCTTGGAATTGTGGATCAGGATTTTGAATACGATGAGGAAGGTAACGAAACTTTCACAGGCTCTAATGTAACCTACAGAGCAACATATCTTGTAGATGAAACCGGGAAAATTTTCCATGAGTCCGTAAACGATATGCCTCTTGGAAGAAACGTAAAGGAATACATCAGACTTATTGATGCTTACACGCACGTACAGAAACATGGTGAAGTTTGCCCTGCCAACTGGGAGGAAGGTAAAGAAGCAATGAACGCCAACCGCGAATCTACTGCAGAATACCTGGCAAAGCACCAGAACTAA
- a CDS encoding thioredoxin family protein — MYTELTEDILQEKIAEHDKVVVQYGATWCGNCRIMKPKFKKLAAENEDIPFYYVDAEKLPESRKLAKVDNLPTFAVFKAGELVNQVQTNQQDSLINLFKELA, encoded by the coding sequence ATGTATACAGAACTAACTGAAGACATCCTTCAGGAAAAAATTGCAGAACACGATAAAGTAGTAGTGCAGTATGGTGCCACATGGTGCGGTAACTGCCGGATTATGAAGCCTAAGTTTAAGAAACTGGCTGCTGAAAACGAAGACATTCCGTTTTACTACGTAGATGCTGAAAAACTGCCGGAGAGCCGGAAATTAGCCAAGGTGGACAATCTGCCTACTTTTGCGGTGTTCAAAGCTGGAGAGCTCGTTAATCAGGTACAGACTAACCAGCAGGACAGCCTAATTAACCTTTTTAAAGAATTAGCGTAA
- a CDS encoding DUF6952 family protein — protein MKLPVIRQFYQNQTPEKLEATLEVLESFSEFRGTSEEDLNVVGELITNICGALEAHANVKNGMSEKDALNSFAQKVMGSIDK, from the coding sequence ATGAAACTACCGGTAATAAGACAGTTCTACCAGAATCAGACTCCTGAAAAACTGGAGGCCACACTGGAAGTCCTGGAATCTTTTTCAGAATTCAGAGGTACTTCCGAGGAGGACCTTAATGTAGTTGGGGAACTGATCACCAATATCTGCGGGGCTCTGGAAGCACATGCCAATGTTAAGAACGGTATGAGCGAGAAAGATGCACTGAACAGTTTTGCCCAGAAAGTGATGGGCTCAATCGATAAATAA
- a CDS encoding acyl-CoA reductase, giving the protein MNQEKQIAGLCAVGKYIQDFLEKDPASFNETDLEFETVLSKSENENPWFTQENQRFAMKQWSLLLTEAKLRAWLSAYRVAAQPKRVGLILAGNIPMVGFHDVLAVVLSNHIPVIKLSSKDRQMLPFLLRLWNKKSGGEVQYETVEKLQDFDAVIATGSNNTARYLEYYFRDHLSIIRKNRTSVAVLKGDESDEELQLLAEDIFRYYGLGCRNVTRILMPEGFMVDRLFENFIGFSDVINHNKYANNYEYNRAVYLLNLEKFWDNNFVMLKEDDKLFSPLSVINVSRYSDLDEVKKFLAANEQDIQTVVAKAELGLNSIGFGEAQSPGLDTYADNVDTMRFLEVI; this is encoded by the coding sequence ATGAATCAAGAGAAGCAGATTGCAGGACTGTGTGCCGTGGGTAAATATATTCAGGATTTTTTGGAAAAGGATCCGGCCTCCTTTAACGAAACAGATCTCGAATTTGAAACCGTACTGAGCAAATCAGAAAATGAAAATCCGTGGTTTACACAGGAAAATCAGCGTTTTGCAATGAAGCAGTGGAGTTTGCTGCTGACCGAAGCAAAATTAAGGGCATGGCTCTCGGCATACCGTGTTGCTGCGCAACCCAAAAGAGTAGGTCTTATTCTGGCAGGAAATATACCAATGGTTGGCTTTCATGATGTACTGGCCGTTGTGCTGAGTAATCATATTCCCGTAATCAAATTATCCTCTAAAGACAGACAGATGCTACCGTTCCTGCTTCGTTTGTGGAATAAGAAGTCCGGTGGTGAGGTGCAATATGAAACAGTAGAAAAACTACAGGATTTTGATGCTGTTATTGCCACGGGCAGCAACAATACGGCAAGGTATCTTGAATATTATTTCAGAGACCACCTCAGCATCATCCGAAAGAACCGCACTTCTGTAGCTGTTCTGAAAGGGGATGAAAGTGATGAAGAACTTCAGCTTCTGGCAGAGGATATTTTCCGCTACTATGGTCTGGGGTGCCGTAATGTAACACGTATCCTGATGCCTGAAGGTTTTATGGTAGACAGGCTTTTTGAAAATTTCATAGGTTTCAGTGACGTAATTAACCATAACAAGTACGCTAATAATTACGAGTACAACCGTGCAGTTTATCTGCTGAATCTCGAAAAGTTCTGGGACAACAATTTTGTTATGCTGAAGGAAGACGACAAGCTGTTCTCGCCACTTTCTGTGATCAATGTTTCCCGCTATTCTGATCTGGATGAAGTAAAAAAGTTCCTGGCCGCTAATGAGCAGGATATTCAGACCGTGGTGGCTAAGGCAGAACTGGGACTTAACTCAATTGGTTTTGGCGAAGCACAGAGTCCGGGTTTGGATACCTATGCGGATAATGTGGATACAATGCGCTTTCTGGAGGTTATCTAA
- a CDS encoding 4Fe-4S dicluster domain-containing protein, translating into MAIKITDECINCGACEPECPNNAIYEGAVDWKASEGTSLSGRVVLKSGLTVDADAPQEPVSDDVYFIVTDKCTECIGFHEEPQCAAVCPVDCCIPDEDHVESEESLLEKKAFLHGE; encoded by the coding sequence ATGGCTATCAAAATAACTGATGAATGTATAAATTGTGGCGCCTGTGAACCGGAATGCCCTAATAATGCAATCTATGAAGGAGCGGTGGATTGGAAGGCTTCCGAAGGAACTTCCCTTTCCGGCCGAGTGGTATTGAAATCCGGTCTTACTGTAGACGCTGATGCGCCCCAGGAACCGGTAAGTGATGATGTTTACTTTATTGTGACTGACAAGTGCACCGAGTGTATAGGCTTCCACGAGGAGCCCCAGTGTGCTGCCGTTTGCCCTGTAGACTGCTGCATACCGGATGAGGATCATGTAGAGTCGGAAGAAAGTTTACTGGAGAAAAAAGCTTTCCTGCACGGAGAATAA